In Candidatus Syntrophoarchaeum caldarius, the following are encoded in one genomic region:
- a CDS encoding coenzyme PQQ biosynthesis protein D, translating to MAVGNPKLKDSIELEEKSAYITRTSEAGMMLVDYKTNEVFEANETASIIVRLCDGKHTVDEIVDEIYANYDAQRSVIEKDVNQILKKMSEMKIIEM from the coding sequence GTGGCAGTGGGTAACCCAAAACTAAAAGATTCTATTGAACTTGAGGAAAAATCAGCATATATCACCCGGACGAGTGAAGCAGGAATGATGCTTGTTGATTACAAAACAAACGAGGTATTTGAGGCAAATGAAACCGCAAGTATCATCGTCAGGCTCTGTGATGGTAAACACACAGTGGATGAGATCGTGGATGAGATCTATGCCAACTATGATGCCCAGCGTTCTGTCATAGAGAAGGATGTCAACCAGATACTCAAAAAAATGTCTGAAATGAAGATTATTGAGATGTGA
- a CDS encoding MgtC/SapB transporter, with protein sequence MDTLIILDATFKILISLILGGVIGLEREIKRHPAGFRTYILVCLGSTLLIFISYYPWETQVSGVGLVMDTSRIAAAVVTGIGFLGAGAIFKEGVSVKGLTTAAGLWVTAGVGLLVGVGLIEIAIISTVAILITLSVFSQFEDRLSLPHTKVVLHVKMADPSDTKSMLESLLHKYGIEFEMAGFLQEADAVKFTYTVAMPRNFRTESLIGEILSDGRIYELRWE encoded by the coding sequence ATGGATACTCTAATCATTCTTGATGCCACATTCAAGATACTGATCTCGCTGATACTCGGAGGGGTGATCGGGCTTGAACGTGAGATTAAACGCCACCCAGCAGGCTTCAGGACATATATCCTCGTCTGTCTTGGCTCAACACTCCTGATCTTTATATCCTATTACCCATGGGAGACGCAGGTTAGCGGTGTGGGTCTGGTGATGGATACATCCCGTATCGCGGCGGCTGTTGTGACAGGGATCGGATTTCTCGGTGCAGGAGCAATCTTCAAAGAAGGTGTAAGCGTAAAAGGGCTTACAACAGCAGCAGGACTGTGGGTAACAGCAGGGGTTGGACTTCTTGTTGGTGTTGGTCTCATCGAGATAGCGATCATCTCAACGGTTGCGATTCTGATTACGCTATCTGTATTCTCGCAGTTTGAAGATCGCTTATCACTGCCACATACAAAAGTAGTACTCCATGTAAAGATGGCAGACCCATCAGATACAAAGTCAATGTTGGAAAGTCTATTACATAAGTATGGAATCGAATTTGAGATGGCGGGTTTCCTGCAGGAAGCGGATGCAGTAAAGTTTACTTATACCGTCGCCATGCCAAGAAATTTCAGGACAGAGTCTTTGATAGGAGAGATACTCTCAGATGGACGCATTTATGAGTTGAGATGGGAGTGA
- a CDS encoding ATP phosphoribosyltransferase, with protein MIDIALPKGSLEDATLTLFREADLEVKKTDRDYNPQIADPRIGKVKILRPQEIPGYVEHGYFDLGISGQDWVNETGADVVEVATLNYSKQSSGGVKIVLAVPEDRDIESPRDILPGSRVSTEYPRITEAFFKKLGIPVEIFFSYGATEAKVPDLMDVIVDLTETGSTLKKNGLKIIDTLLESHTVIIANKNSWADPVKRREIEEIRTLLLGVIEARGKVLLTMNVAEDKLDDLIAALPSLKTPTISKLYHTNYYAVETVVDKNGVNILIPELKRLGAEDILEINISKIVR; from the coding sequence ATGATAGATATAGCACTTCCTAAGGGTAGTCTCGAAGATGCAACTCTCACGCTCTTCAGAGAAGCGGATCTTGAGGTCAAGAAGACAGATAGGGACTACAACCCGCAGATAGCAGATCCAAGAATCGGAAAGGTCAAAATACTTCGTCCGCAGGAGATACCAGGTTATGTTGAGCACGGATACTTTGATCTTGGTATATCAGGACAGGATTGGGTAAATGAGACGGGTGCCGATGTTGTGGAGGTTGCAACTCTTAATTACAGCAAGCAGAGCAGCGGTGGAGTCAAAATTGTTCTTGCAGTCCCTGAAGACCGCGATATCGAATCCCCCAGGGATATATTACCTGGAAGCAGGGTGAGCACCGAGTACCCTCGAATCACAGAGGCTTTCTTCAAGAAGCTTGGAATACCTGTTGAGATCTTCTTCTCCTATGGTGCAACCGAGGCAAAGGTACCAGATCTGATGGATGTGATCGTTGATCTGACAGAGACAGGTTCAACACTTAAAAAAAATGGGCTCAAGATCATCGACACGCTGCTTGAGTCGCACACGGTTATCATTGCAAATAAAAATAGCTGGGCGGATCCAGTTAAGCGCAGGGAGATAGAAGAGATCAGAACACTGCTTCTTGGTGTCATCGAGGCGAGAGGAAAGGTACTTCTCACGATGAACGTTGCAGAGGATAAGCTCGACGATCTGATAGCAGCACTTCCTTCTCTGAAAACCCCGACGATATCAAAGCTCTACCACACGAATTACTATGCAGTTGAGACCGTGGTCGACAAGAATGGAGTCAATATCCTGATCCCTGAGCTGAAGCGTCTCGGTGCAGAGGATATTCTTGAGATTAACATATCAAAGATAGTGAGGTGA
- a CDS encoding lipoprotein B, whose amino-acid sequence MSAVIDLVNWTIAILEPYGSAGLFLLAFIESSFFPVPPDVLLIGLSLLKPEHAIFYGFVATIGSVSGGVFGYWIGFKLGEPILEHFTSKKRIETVHDYFDRYEAWAVGIAGLTPIPYKVFTIAAGIFYVNLRRFILASLIGRGLRFMTVGIVLFLYGESIVEFIELYFGWITIGIALIAILLAFVYYRLRDNDA is encoded by the coding sequence ATGTCTGCAGTCATCGACCTTGTCAACTGGACGATCGCGATACTTGAACCGTACGGATCAGCAGGGCTGTTTCTGCTCGCATTCATCGAGTCGTCGTTTTTTCCTGTGCCACCTGACGTACTCCTGATTGGACTTTCGCTATTAAAACCTGAACATGCAATATTTTACGGTTTTGTTGCAACGATCGGGTCTGTTTCAGGTGGTGTGTTTGGATACTGGATTGGATTTAAGCTTGGTGAGCCGATACTTGAACATTTCACATCAAAAAAGCGTATCGAGACAGTTCACGATTATTTTGATCGATATGAAGCATGGGCTGTTGGTATTGCAGGTCTTACGCCGATACCTTACAAAGTCTTCACGATTGCCGCCGGGATATTTTACGTCAATCTCAGGAGATTTATCCTTGCATCCCTGATCGGGCGGGGTTTGAGGTTCATGACAGTTGGTATCGTCCTCTTTCTCTATGGGGAGAGCATCGTTGAGTTCATTGAGCTTTACTTTGGATGGATCACGATCGGTATCGCGCTCATTGCGATTCTTCTTGCGTTTGTATATTACAGGTTGAGGGATAATGATGCATGA
- a CDS encoding RNA methyltransferase, TrmH family, group 1, with protein sequence MVTIRVILLEPLYGGNIGSVARVMMNFGCRDLVLVNPPPINDETRAFASSAIELLESATICETFEEAIVDADVIVGTTSKMGETENRHVRMPAYSPKALKAKFDGKKGNVSLVFGREDRGLSSDELSRCDIIAVIPTSASYPVMNISHAVAIFLYELQDLSPGEYPLADRYNKDLLYEHIHEFLHKIPYPPHKLEKTALMIKRILGRAELTGREVQTLRGVLKRTERAIKEGRESER encoded by the coding sequence TTGGTTACGATCAGGGTTATTCTTCTTGAACCGCTCTATGGAGGTAATATAGGGTCTGTGGCACGGGTTATGATGAACTTTGGTTGCAGGGATCTTGTGCTTGTAAATCCACCCCCTATAAATGACGAGACGCGGGCTTTTGCATCCAGCGCAATTGAATTGCTCGAATCCGCCACTATATGCGAGACTTTTGAGGAAGCAATCGTGGATGCAGACGTTATTGTTGGAACCACATCAAAGATGGGTGAGACCGAGAACAGACATGTGAGGATGCCTGCTTATTCACCAAAAGCGCTTAAAGCAAAATTTGACGGAAAAAAAGGAAATGTATCACTCGTATTCGGTAGAGAAGACAGAGGTCTATCATCAGATGAGCTTTCAAGATGTGATATCATCGCTGTGATACCGACAAGTGCCAGTTATCCTGTTATGAACATATCACACGCTGTTGCGATCTTTCTCTATGAGTTACAGGATCTGAGCCCGGGGGAATATCCGCTTGCAGACCGGTATAACAAAGATCTACTCTATGAACATATCCATGAGTTTCTCCATAAGATCCCATATCCACCACACAAACTGGAGAAGACGGCATTGATGATAAAAAGAATTCTTGGAAGAGCAGAGCTTACAGGGAGAGAGGTTCAGACGCTGAGAGGGGTTCTAAAAAGGACTGAAAGAGCGATAAAGGAGGGAAGAGAATCGGAAAGATAA
- a CDS encoding recombinase RecA, with the protein MRDAGMLKPTGIYMLDTIMRGGFPAGSLIYFRGDPDSMAEIFLYQFTSSRKTYYITTTRRHEYIAQNIATIGCTQNMDSVIFLDVYSKYNLNGGYTEDSDEKIMDWIEVELETIKEVEGENEFNIIVDTFSFFMDLKIDQFRLRNLVNRLYELVKGCGGLGFLYVLNDSHDKQIENYIMNVADVIFNVDLERVGHRINNRFSITKVRGMAPLPEFIKFKIGPHGIEIDTSRDIA; encoded by the coding sequence ATGAGGGATGCAGGAATGCTCAAGCCAACAGGGATATATATGCTTGATACGATCATGCGAGGCGGATTCCCGGCTGGCTCGCTCATCTATTTTAGAGGTGATCCCGACTCAATGGCAGAGATATTTCTGTACCAGTTCACATCCTCCCGTAAGACGTACTATATCACAACCACCCGAAGGCACGAGTATATAGCGCAGAATATCGCTACGATCGGATGCACGCAGAATATGGATTCAGTCATATTTTTAGATGTCTACAGCAAATATAATCTCAATGGTGGATATACCGAAGACAGTGATGAAAAGATCATGGATTGGATCGAGGTCGAACTTGAAACCATAAAAGAGGTGGAAGGTGAGAATGAATTCAATATCATCGTAGATACTTTCTCGTTCTTCATGGATCTGAAGATCGATCAATTCAGATTGAGAAATCTTGTTAACCGATTATACGAGCTTGTAAAAGGATGCGGCGGACTTGGATTCCTGTATGTCCTGAATGACAGCCATGATAAGCAAATTGAGAATTATATCATGAATGTTGCGGATGTGATATTCAATGTGGACCTTGAGCGGGTGGGTCACAGAATAAATAATCGCTTCTCGATCACAAAGGTGCGTGGGATGGCACCCCTTCCTGAGTTCATCAAGTTCAAGATCGGACCTCATGGGATCGAGATCGATACATCGAGGGACATAGCGTGA
- a CDS encoding UPF0103/Mediator of ErbB2-driven cell motility (Memo), related domain protein: protein MRYPAVSGQFYPNDPSELEAILESCFRGIEIKPDERILGAVVPHAGYIYSGKVAASVFAKLPAVSTYIITCPNHHGAGSLVAASRDTWSTPFGKVRVDREIVDALPRRIIDIDETAHRYEHSAEVQIPFLQYLFEDFMILPISIGIRDEETAMEVGMEIKYAIDATGRDAVILASSDFTHYAPDKVARINDHYAIEPILKLDVSTFYRRIYERRITACGVDPIGAMLTATRALGAEEGELVMYATSGDVSGDYTSVVGYAGIIIR from the coding sequence GTGAGGTATCCTGCCGTTAGTGGACAGTTTTATCCAAACGATCCTTCCGAACTTGAGGCCATACTTGAATCATGCTTTCGTGGTATTGAGATAAAGCCCGATGAGCGGATACTTGGTGCTGTTGTACCACATGCTGGCTACATATACTCGGGTAAAGTTGCAGCATCGGTTTTTGCAAAACTCCCTGCTGTCAGTACCTACATCATCACATGCCCAAACCATCATGGTGCTGGGTCGCTTGTGGCAGCATCCAGGGATACCTGGAGCACACCCTTTGGTAAAGTCAGGGTCGATCGTGAGATAGTTGATGCACTTCCACGGCGGATCATCGATATCGATGAGACTGCTCACAGGTACGAACATTCTGCCGAGGTTCAGATACCATTCTTACAGTATTTATTTGAGGATTTCATGATCCTGCCCATCTCGATTGGGATCAGGGATGAAGAGACCGCGATGGAGGTGGGAATGGAGATAAAATACGCGATTGATGCAACCGGGAGGGACGCTGTGATTCTTGCATCAAGTGATTTCACGCACTATGCACCGGATAAAGTGGCACGGATCAATGACCACTATGCCATCGAACCTATCCTGAAGCTTGACGTATCAACGTTCTACAGGCGGATCTATGAACGTCGTATTACCGCCTGCGGGGTTGACCCAATCGGTGCGATGTTGACCGCAACTCGAGCGCTGGGTGCAGAAGAAGGGGAACTTGTGATGTATGCAACAAGCGGTGATGTAAGTGGAGACTATACCTCTGTTGTTGGATACGCAGGGATCATCATCAGGTAG
- a CDS encoding archaeal kinase, translating to MKDLTILKIGGSVLTHKHDERSLRTDMINQVANEIADVQRDGLILVHGAGSYGHPQAAKHFSIEKDLAADAFAVFDINANVMELDMYFVSHLVDSKAPAVALHPMNFTLLDEGRIHSMMTEQIVEMLKRDFIPVLHGDVVFDRKQGYAILSGDQIVSYLARELGAKRVGVAVDVDGVMGKDGELIEHITPRNLDGVTFTESSTIDVTGAMRGKIRELLELAEAGIDSYIFNGMKKGNIKRWLEGEKILSTHISD from the coding sequence ATGAAAGATCTGACAATTCTTAAGATCGGGGGGAGCGTCCTCACGCATAAGCATGATGAGAGAAGTTTAAGGACTGATATGATCAATCAGGTAGCAAACGAGATCGCAGATGTCCAGAGAGATGGTTTGATCCTTGTTCACGGCGCTGGATCATACGGACATCCACAGGCTGCAAAACACTTCAGCATCGAGAAAGATCTGGCAGCAGATGCGTTTGCTGTCTTTGATATAAATGCAAACGTGATGGAGCTTGATATGTACTTTGTCTCTCATCTCGTTGACTCGAAAGCCCCAGCGGTTGCACTTCATCCGATGAACTTCACACTCCTTGATGAAGGCAGGATTCACTCGATGATGACCGAACAGATCGTCGAGATGCTGAAGCGCGATTTTATCCCGGTACTTCACGGTGACGTCGTCTTTGATCGCAAACAGGGTTATGCGATTCTCTCGGGCGATCAGATCGTCTCATACCTTGCAAGAGAGCTTGGTGCCAAACGGGTCGGCGTTGCGGTTGATGTTGATGGAGTTATGGGCAAAGATGGAGAGTTGATTGAGCATATAACACCCCGCAATCTTGATGGGGTTACATTCACCGAGTCTTCAACGATCGATGTCACAGGTGCGATGCGTGGGAAGATCAGAGAACTTCTTGAGCTTGCAGAAGCAGGGATAGATTCGTACATCTTCAATGGGATGAAGAAAGGAAATATAAAGCGATGGCTTGAGGGTGAGAAGATCCTATCAACGCATATATCAGATTGA
- a CDS encoding DNA polymerase IV has product MQRKERDRIILHIDMDSFYAAVEMQDTPSLKGLPVVVGADPRMGKGRGVVSTCSYEARSYGVRSGMPISQAFKLLSGTDAVFLPVNMQRYREVSEKIMGILRSYAGRFQQVSIDEAFLDITDHVNDWNDVENFALEIKKDVLAQTGLTCSIGIAANKAVSKIASSIGKPDGLTIITPGDVKKFLSPLPISEISGIGRKTEERLKKIGIHTIAELADADIVQIISEFGRIGQRIHLLAEGIDDEEVRERGEPKSIGHEDTFEIDTDDPDLIKSVIGDIAERIHKRLLVENCNFRTITLKVRFEDFVTHTRSRTLRRHTQDQRVIEAISREMMDEFLSNEKRLRLVGVRVSHLEKVDLGQRRLDEYFSAADRSI; this is encoded by the coding sequence ATGCAGCGCAAAGAGCGGGATAGGATCATACTCCACATCGATATGGACAGTTTCTATGCCGCAGTGGAGATGCAGGATACCCCTTCTCTTAAAGGTCTTCCTGTTGTTGTTGGTGCAGATCCCAGAATGGGGAAGGGAAGGGGAGTTGTCAGCACGTGCTCATACGAAGCGAGGAGTTATGGCGTACGCTCTGGTATGCCGATTTCGCAGGCATTCAAACTGCTCTCAGGCACAGACGCGGTATTCTTACCGGTGAACATGCAGCGCTACAGAGAGGTTTCTGAAAAGATCATGGGAATTCTCAGGAGTTATGCCGGGAGATTTCAACAGGTGAGTATCGACGAGGCGTTTCTTGATATTACAGACCATGTTAACGACTGGAATGATGTGGAAAACTTTGCACTTGAGATTAAAAAAGATGTGCTTGCGCAAACTGGACTCACCTGCTCCATCGGGATTGCAGCGAACAAAGCTGTTTCAAAGATTGCCTCCAGCATCGGAAAACCAGATGGGCTTACGATTATCACGCCAGGTGATGTTAAAAAGTTCCTATCACCGCTACCTATCTCAGAGATATCTGGTATCGGAAGAAAGACCGAAGAACGACTGAAAAAGATCGGGATCCACACAATCGCAGAACTCGCAGATGCCGATATTGTCCAGATCATATCCGAGTTTGGCAGGATCGGCCAGAGGATACATCTTCTTGCAGAGGGAATCGATGATGAAGAGGTACGTGAGCGGGGTGAGCCAAAATCCATCGGGCATGAAGATACATTTGAGATTGATACAGATGATCCCGATCTGATCAAGAGCGTGATAGGTGATATCGCCGAGCGAATCCATAAAAGGCTTCTTGTGGAGAACTGTAACTTCAGGACGATTACGTTGAAGGTGCGGTTTGAAGACTTTGTGACACACACTCGATCACGAACTCTTCGTAGACACACCCAGGACCAGAGGGTGATCGAGGCGATCTCCAGGGAGATGATGGATGAATTTCTATCCAATGAGAAGAGGCTGAGGTTGGTCGGAGTGCGAGTATCACACCTTGAGAAGGTCGATCTGGGGCAGCGAAGGTTGGATGAATATTTCTCAGCGGCTGATAGATCAATCTGA
- a CDS encoding translation-associated GTPase, translated as MLSIAIAGKPNAGKSTFFKAATLADVQIANYPFTTVDANRGVGYVRVTCPCIALEVRCGRCVEGVRYIPVELIDVAGLVPDAHKGRGLGNEFLDNLRQAQAIIHVVDASGGTDIEGNPVSVGDHDPLEDVEFLEHEITMWISGILKRNWSRLSKKASAEGVKIEDLILNQLRGVGVDEFEVKRALHNAKVDLDTPAQWSDDELVTVADWIRRESKPLLIVANKMDIAPSENIKRLLALDRDVVPASAEAELALRLASKNNLVSYLSGDSDFSIVSDELKPPQRKALEKIQVLLKNHGSTGVQEAINRVVFELLDYITVFPVEDEHKLTDSNGRVLPDAFLMKKGSTPHDLAYMVHTDIGKGFLYAVDAKSGMRLAEKHELEDGDIVKIVAVKR; from the coding sequence ATGTTATCCATTGCAATTGCTGGAAAGCCAAACGCTGGTAAGTCAACATTCTTCAAGGCGGCAACCCTTGCAGATGTTCAAATCGCAAACTACCCGTTTACAACCGTGGATGCGAACAGAGGTGTGGGTTATGTCAGGGTTACATGTCCCTGTATTGCGCTTGAAGTACGGTGCGGGAGGTGTGTTGAGGGCGTTCGATACATACCTGTTGAGCTTATCGATGTTGCAGGACTTGTACCAGATGCCCACAAAGGAAGGGGGCTTGGAAATGAGTTTCTGGATAATCTGAGGCAGGCGCAGGCGATAATTCATGTGGTGGATGCCTCTGGCGGTACAGATATTGAGGGAAACCCGGTCAGTGTGGGTGATCACGATCCGCTTGAGGATGTTGAGTTTCTGGAACATGAGATCACGATGTGGATCTCCGGCATTCTTAAACGAAACTGGAGCAGACTATCGAAGAAAGCATCTGCAGAGGGTGTGAAGATCGAGGATCTAATCTTAAACCAGCTTCGGGGGGTTGGCGTTGATGAGTTCGAGGTTAAACGAGCGCTGCATAACGCAAAGGTCGATCTCGATACCCCCGCGCAATGGAGCGATGACGAACTTGTAACTGTCGCAGACTGGATACGCAGGGAGAGTAAGCCACTTCTGATCGTTGCAAACAAGATGGATATCGCACCTTCTGAAAATATCAAACGCCTCTTAGCGCTTGATCGTGATGTTGTACCAGCATCAGCCGAGGCAGAGCTTGCACTGCGATTGGCATCAAAAAACAATCTTGTATCATATCTCTCTGGAGATTCAGACTTTTCAATCGTGTCAGACGAGCTTAAACCACCTCAAAGAAAAGCGCTTGAAAAGATACAGGTCTTGCTTAAAAATCATGGATCAACGGGAGTGCAGGAAGCAATCAATCGTGTTGTATTTGAGCTTCTGGATTATATCACGGTCTTTCCAGTCGAAGATGAGCACAAGCTCACAGACTCAAACGGTAGGGTTCTTCCTGATGCTTTCCTCATGAAGAAGGGGAGCACGCCGCACGATCTTGCATATATGGTGCACACCGATATTGGAAAGGGTTTTCTCTATGCCGTGGATGCAAAATCCGGGATGCGACTTGCTGAGAAGCATGAACTTGAGGATGGAGACATTGTAAAGATCGTTGCTGTTAAGAGGTGA
- a CDS encoding inorganic polyphosphate/ATP-NAD kinase, translated as MIRARRVGIVARDDLSQMAENIFERIRDHLDVIADPGTALKLGIDGAPISDMDVDVILCIGGDGTILRTIAAMDDPIPVLGIGMGALGFLAALTPDEALANICEIIDNFEVEERSRLDVIVNKKKEATAMNEIVVLTLRPAKMLHFEILIDGEGFERLRADGVVFSTPTGSTAYSMSAGGPIVDPGMDCTLIVPLAPFKLSARPAVVAGSSRIRIELLEPEKDAMLVVDGEINRSVSKGDEIEIVKSDRSALFVKSGESFFTRVRDKLMRI; from the coding sequence GTGATCAGGGCACGTCGTGTTGGTATTGTTGCGAGAGACGATCTCTCACAGATGGCAGAAAATATCTTTGAGCGGATCAGAGATCATCTCGATGTTATCGCAGATCCTGGGACTGCATTAAAACTTGGTATAGATGGGGCACCGATCAGTGATATGGATGTGGATGTAATACTCTGTATCGGTGGGGATGGAACCATACTACGAACGATTGCCGCAATGGACGATCCGATACCAGTTCTTGGCATTGGGATGGGTGCACTCGGCTTTCTTGCAGCACTGACTCCGGATGAGGCACTTGCAAATATCTGTGAGATCATCGATAATTTTGAGGTTGAAGAACGCTCCAGACTTGATGTGATCGTGAACAAGAAGAAAGAAGCTACTGCAATGAACGAGATCGTTGTTCTCACGTTGAGACCTGCCAAGATGCTACATTTTGAAATTCTGATAGATGGAGAGGGTTTTGAGCGTCTGCGTGCAGATGGTGTTGTCTTCTCCACACCAACTGGTTCAACTGCATACTCGATGAGTGCAGGAGGTCCGATAGTAGATCCAGGGATGGATTGCACGTTAATTGTCCCACTCGCGCCGTTCAAACTCTCGGCTCGCCCCGCGGTTGTTGCAGGCTCAAGCAGGATCAGAATTGAGCTTCTCGAACCTGAAAAGGATGCGATGCTTGTTGTAGATGGCGAGATAAATCGATCTGTAAGCAAGGGCGATGAGATCGAGATCGTGAAATCCGATCGATCGGCGCTCTTTGTAAAATCTGGTGAGAGTTTCTTCACGCGTGTCAGAGATAAACTCATGCGGATATAA
- a CDS encoding phosphoserine phosphatase, producing MVAYDLEGVLVDEESIWVKLSRAFGTDGLDPALKDDYLAGKISYKEWSDHVVSRWKGKEVSVIDEFVRRSQLMPGAKETTSILREAGIKQVIITNSISHLAYDVGERLGIEPHFIRSNILATENGKLTGEIEFYLAWEDKLRLLNYFASMMGLSLDEVAAVGDGINDIQILEAAGLGIAFNPVESRVIEASDLVIREKNLREIVGWIIGRT from the coding sequence ATGGTTGCATACGACCTCGAGGGCGTACTGGTCGATGAGGAGAGTATCTGGGTCAAGCTTAGTCGTGCTTTTGGGACCGATGGGCTCGATCCAGCATTGAAAGACGATTATCTCGCAGGTAAAATTTCGTATAAAGAATGGTCTGATCACGTTGTATCCCGCTGGAAGGGGAAAGAGGTCAGCGTGATCGATGAGTTTGTGAGGAGGAGCCAACTCATGCCCGGGGCAAAAGAGACAACCTCAATCCTGAGAGAAGCAGGTATAAAGCAGGTTATTATCACAAATTCAATCTCACACCTTGCTTATGATGTTGGAGAAAGACTTGGGATAGAACCTCATTTTATAAGATCAAACATACTTGCCACAGAGAATGGTAAGCTCACGGGCGAGATTGAGTTTTATCTTGCATGGGAGGATAAACTCAGATTACTCAATTACTTTGCATCGATGATGGGGCTATCGCTGGATGAAGTTGCTGCGGTGGGGGACGGGATAAACGATATCCAGATTCTTGAGGCAGCAGGGCTTGGTATCGCCTTCAATCCAGTGGAATCAAGAGTAATAGAGGCTTCTGATCTTGTCATCCGTGAGAAAAACCTGCGGGAGATTGTTGGATGGATTATTGGCAGGACGTGA
- a CDS encoding pantothenate kinase: protein MHDQGRIVWAWAPSHITGFFSIHRDPNPLLSGSCGCGIVLEAGCEVKASLSDEYEIFVNGSRVDARTTMHVLTMLANQPVRLECFHQTPVGGGFGASAASALATAYALNELLNLGKTGLELAQIAHIAEVDEVTGFGDVIAAERGGVVIRKRAGGPGFGILDTIPSIEYEVFYVILGGISTKAILTEEETVNAINHAGKIALKKILKRPTFQRFMQLSKEFADATGLLSLKARDAIEAVESTGGMASMAMLGDTVFAVGGKEVRSVLDAFGEVGVSKITHSGARLDGYQTFTMQP, encoded by the coding sequence ATGCATGATCAGGGCAGAATTGTTTGGGCATGGGCACCATCACATATCACGGGCTTTTTCAGCATACATCGCGACCCTAATCCACTTTTAAGCGGTTCCTGTGGTTGTGGGATTGTGCTTGAAGCAGGCTGTGAGGTTAAAGCATCCCTGAGTGATGAGTATGAGATCTTTGTAAACGGCTCCAGGGTCGATGCCAGAACCACGATGCATGTGCTCACAATGCTCGCAAACCAACCAGTCAGGTTAGAATGTTTTCATCAAACACCAGTTGGCGGTGGTTTTGGTGCATCTGCTGCATCAGCCCTTGCAACCGCGTACGCCCTTAATGAATTGCTCAATCTCGGAAAGACAGGGCTTGAACTTGCACAGATTGCCCACATCGCAGAGGTGGATGAGGTTACAGGTTTTGGGGATGTTATCGCAGCAGAGAGAGGGGGTGTTGTCATTCGAAAGAGAGCAGGTGGGCCTGGTTTTGGAATCCTTGATACGATCCCCTCGATTGAATATGAGGTCTTCTATGTAATTCTTGGTGGGATCTCAACAAAGGCAATCTTAACAGAGGAGGAAACCGTAAATGCGATAAATCATGCTGGAAAGATAGCTTTGAAGAAGATCCTGAAAAGACCCACATTTCAGAGATTTATGCAGCTATCAAAGGAGTTTGCCGATGCGACGGGGCTTTTAAGTCTCAAAGCGCGAGATGCGATAGAAGCGGTTGAATCTACGGGCGGTATGGCTTCTATGGCAATGCTCGGAGATACTGTATTCGCCGTTGGTGGAAAAGAGGTGAGATCGGTGCTTGATGCATTTGGTGAGGTAGGAGTTAGCAAGATAACACATTCGGGTGCGAGGTTAGATGGGTATCAGACTTTTACAATGCAACCATAG